A window from Camelus dromedarius isolate mCamDro1 chromosome 9, mCamDro1.pat, whole genome shotgun sequence encodes these proteins:
- the PRODH2 gene encoding hydroxyproline dehydrogenase isoform X2: MLRTCHVLYSQAGPSAGGWQPLSFDGGAFHLKGTGELTRALLVLRLCAWPPLVTHGLALQAWSQRLLGSRLSGALLRASIYGQFVAGETTEEVKGCVQQLQTLGLRPLLAVPTEEEPDSAVKTGEAWYEGNLSAMLRCVDLSRGLLETPGPTGNVLMQLKITALASTRLCKELTSWLRRPWDSLELSPERLAESMDSGRDLQVSCLSAEQNRHLQASLSRLHQRARAQHVRLLVDAEYTSLNPALSLLVAALAVRWNSPREGGPWVWNTYQAYLKDTYERLRQDAEAADRAGLAFGVKLVRGAYLDKEREVARLQGTEDPTQPDYEATNQSYSRCLELMLTHVSHRGPTCHLMVASHNEESVRQATKRIWELGIPLDGPVCFGQLLGMCDHVSLALGQAGYAVYKSIPYGSLEEVIPYLIRRAQENRSVLQGARREQELLSQELRRRLLGRGLRASH; the protein is encoded by the exons ATGCTCCGGACCTGTCACGTTCTCTACTCCCAAGCTGGCCCCTCCGCTGGGGGCTGGCAGCCCCTGAGCTTTGATGGTGGGGCCTTCCACCTCAAGGGCACGGGAGAACTAACCCGGGCTTTGCTGGTGCTACGGCTGTGTGCCTGGCCCCCTCTGGTCACCCACGGCCTGGCG CTCCAAGCCTGGTCTCAGCGACTCCTGGGCTCCCGGCTGTCGGGTGCGCTTCTCCGAGCATCCATCTACGGGCAGTTTGTAGCCGGTGAGACCACAGAGGAGGTGAAGGGCTGTGTCCAACAGCTCCAGACCCTGGGCCTCCGGCCCCTGCTGGCAGTGCCCACTGAGGAGGAGCCAGACTCAGCTGTTAAGACTGG TGAGGCCTGGTATGAGGGGAACCTCAGTGCTATGCTGCGATGTGTGGACCTGTCACGAGGCCTCCTGGAGACCCCTGGCCCAACTGGAAACGTCCTCATGCAGCTGAAGATTACGGCGCTGGCCAGCACTCGGCTCTGT AAGGAGCTAACCTCATGGCTCAGAAGGCCATGGGATTCCTTGGAGCTGAGCCCTGAGAGACTGGCAGAATCCATGGACTCGGGGCGG GACCTCCAGGTCTCCTGCCTCAGTGCTGAGCAAAACCGGCATCTCCAGGCATCTCTGAGCCGCTTGCACCAG CGTGCCCGGGCCCAACACGTGAGGCTCCTGGTGGATGCTGAGTACACCTCGCTGAatcctgccctctctctgctggTGGCTGCCCTGGCCGTGCGCTGGAACAGCCCCAGGGAAGGCGGGCCCTGGGTGTGGAACACTTACCAGGCCTATCTGAAG GACACCTACGAGCGGCTGAGGCAGGATGCTGAGGCTGCAGACCGTGCTGGCCTGGCCTTCGGAGTGAAGTTGGTGCGAGGGGCGTATCTGGACAAGGAGAGAGAGGTGGCCCGGCTCCAGGGGACTGAAGATCCCACTCAGCCTGACTACGAGGCGACCAATCAGAG TTACAGCCGCTGTCTGGAGCTGATGCTGACCCATGTGTCCCATCGTGGCCCCACGTGCCACCTCATGGTGGCCTCCCACAATGAGGAATCTGTTCGCCAGGCAACCAAGCG CATATGGGAGCTTGGCATTCCTCTGGATGGGCCCGTTTGTTTTGGACAACTTCTGGGGATGTGTGACCACGTCTCCTTGGCACTAG GGCAGGCCGGCTATGCCGTGTACAAGTCCATCCCCTatggctccctggaggaggtgatccCTTACCTGATCCGGAGGGCCCAGGAGAACCGAAGTGTGCTGCAGGGTGCCCGCAGGGAACAGGAGCTGCTCAGCCAAGAACTTCGGCGGAGGCTgctggggcggggcctgagggCATCCCATTAG
- the PRODH2 gene encoding hydroxyproline dehydrogenase isoform X1, whose translation MLRTCHVLYSQAGPSAGGWQPLSFDGGAFHLKGTGELTRALLVLRLCAWPPLVTHGLALQAWSQRLLGSRLSGALLRASIYGQFVAGETTEEVKGCVQQLQTLGLRPLLAVPTEEEPDSAVKTGEAWYEGNLSAMLRCVDLSRGLLETPGPTGNVLMQLKITALASTRLCKELTSWLRRPWDSLELSPERLAESMDSGRDLQVSCLSAEQNRHLQASLSRLHQVVQRARAQHVRLLVDAEYTSLNPALSLLVAALAVRWNSPREGGPWVWNTYQAYLKDTYERLRQDAEAADRAGLAFGVKLVRGAYLDKEREVARLQGTEDPTQPDYEATNQSYSRCLELMLTHVSHRGPTCHLMVASHNEESVRQATKRIWELGIPLDGPVCFGQLLGMCDHVSLALGQAGYAVYKSIPYGSLEEVIPYLIRRAQENRSVLQGARREQELLSQELRRRLLGRGLRASH comes from the exons ATGCTCCGGACCTGTCACGTTCTCTACTCCCAAGCTGGCCCCTCCGCTGGGGGCTGGCAGCCCCTGAGCTTTGATGGTGGGGCCTTCCACCTCAAGGGCACGGGAGAACTAACCCGGGCTTTGCTGGTGCTACGGCTGTGTGCCTGGCCCCCTCTGGTCACCCACGGCCTGGCG CTCCAAGCCTGGTCTCAGCGACTCCTGGGCTCCCGGCTGTCGGGTGCGCTTCTCCGAGCATCCATCTACGGGCAGTTTGTAGCCGGTGAGACCACAGAGGAGGTGAAGGGCTGTGTCCAACAGCTCCAGACCCTGGGCCTCCGGCCCCTGCTGGCAGTGCCCACTGAGGAGGAGCCAGACTCAGCTGTTAAGACTGG TGAGGCCTGGTATGAGGGGAACCTCAGTGCTATGCTGCGATGTGTGGACCTGTCACGAGGCCTCCTGGAGACCCCTGGCCCAACTGGAAACGTCCTCATGCAGCTGAAGATTACGGCGCTGGCCAGCACTCGGCTCTGT AAGGAGCTAACCTCATGGCTCAGAAGGCCATGGGATTCCTTGGAGCTGAGCCCTGAGAGACTGGCAGAATCCATGGACTCGGGGCGG GACCTCCAGGTCTCCTGCCTCAGTGCTGAGCAAAACCGGCATCTCCAGGCATCTCTGAGCCGCTTGCACCAGGTGGTACAG CGTGCCCGGGCCCAACACGTGAGGCTCCTGGTGGATGCTGAGTACACCTCGCTGAatcctgccctctctctgctggTGGCTGCCCTGGCCGTGCGCTGGAACAGCCCCAGGGAAGGCGGGCCCTGGGTGTGGAACACTTACCAGGCCTATCTGAAG GACACCTACGAGCGGCTGAGGCAGGATGCTGAGGCTGCAGACCGTGCTGGCCTGGCCTTCGGAGTGAAGTTGGTGCGAGGGGCGTATCTGGACAAGGAGAGAGAGGTGGCCCGGCTCCAGGGGACTGAAGATCCCACTCAGCCTGACTACGAGGCGACCAATCAGAG TTACAGCCGCTGTCTGGAGCTGATGCTGACCCATGTGTCCCATCGTGGCCCCACGTGCCACCTCATGGTGGCCTCCCACAATGAGGAATCTGTTCGCCAGGCAACCAAGCG CATATGGGAGCTTGGCATTCCTCTGGATGGGCCCGTTTGTTTTGGACAACTTCTGGGGATGTGTGACCACGTCTCCTTGGCACTAG GGCAGGCCGGCTATGCCGTGTACAAGTCCATCCCCTatggctccctggaggaggtgatccCTTACCTGATCCGGAGGGCCCAGGAGAACCGAAGTGTGCTGCAGGGTGCCCGCAGGGAACAGGAGCTGCTCAGCCAAGAACTTCGGCGGAGGCTgctggggcggggcctgagggCATCCCATTAG